Within the Iodidimonas sp. SYSU 1G8 genome, the region ACCCGAGCCTGCTCGAAGCGGCAAGCGATCTGGGTGCCCGTCCCTGGAAAGCATTTCTGAAGGTCACGCTGCCCCTGTCCATGCCCGGCGTCGTCGCCGGCGCGCTGCTGGTGTTCATCCCCGCCGTGGGCGAGTTCGTCATTCCCGAGCTGCTCGGCGGCCTGGGTTCTCCCATGATCGGCAAGGTTCTGTGGAGCGACTTCTTCAACAATCGTGACTGGCCGGTCGCGGCGGCGGTCGCCATCGCCATGCTGTCTCTGCTGGTGGTGCCGGTGATGCTGTTCGACCGGTTCGCCAGCGGCTATTTCAAGGGACGCGCATGACCGGCCGCAAACCCTGGTTCGCCATCACCGTCCTGATCCTGGGGTACCTGTTCCTTTACAGTCCGATCGTCGCGCTGATGGTTTATTCCTTCAATGAGTCCCGGCTGGTCACGGTGTGGGGCGGTTTCTCGACCAAGTGGTACGCGGCGCTCATGAGCAACGAGCAGTTGCTCAGTGCCGCGTGGCTGAGCGTGCGGATCGCATTCATGACGGCCAGCATTGCCGTCGTGCTGGGCACGATGGCGTCGTTCGCCCTGGTCAGATTCGGGCGGTTCAGGGGCCGTACGCTGTTCACAGGCATGATAACGGCGCCGCTGGTCATGCCGGAAGTCATCACCGGCCTCTCCCTGCTGCTGCTGTTCGTCGCCATGGAGGGCGTGATCGGCTGGCCCGCCGGTCGCGGTGTCACCACGATCGTGATCGCCCATGCGACCTTCGCGACCGCTTATGTGACCGTGGTCGTGCAGTCGAGGCTGAGCCAGATCGACATGAGCCTCGAAGAGGCCGCAATGGATCTGGGCGCCCGGCCGTTCAAGGTGGTGAGCGTTATCATTCTCCCGCTGATCTGGCCCGCCATGATGGCAGGCTGGCTGCTGGCGTTCACCCTCTCCTTCGACGATTTGGTGGTCGCCAGCTTCACCTCGGGACCAGGCTCGACGACCCTGCCCATGGAGGTTTTCTCCAGCGTGCGGCTCGGCGTCAGCCCGCAGATCAACGCCTTGGCGACCATTTTCATCGTCGCGGTGACAAGCATGGTGGTGATCGGAAACCATCTGGCGTTCAGGCGCCGCCAGCGTTGAGCGGCGGCCGCCAGCCCGCCGCGCTTGAATAAATACCCGATTCGTATACATGTAGGAAATCGATGGTCGTTTTCGACCACGGTCAACCGCGCATCGGGCACAGCCCGGCGCCGTGCGACCGCAGAGGCGGCTGAGCTTCCGCCTTCCGCGCTAGGTAGGGAATGGCGCTTCTTTTCGACCCAGCGATGACGACGCGTTTCCCGACGGTGACGCAACGCGCCTCCCTCCTCGCCGACACCGACGCGCCACCGCAGCGGCGAGTCACATCTTCTGGATATGCAAGGACAAGCCATATGACCAACCCCATCCGTTCAAAGGCCGAGGAAAAATTCGCGAAAATCCGGCAGCAGGATGAGGACGCGATCAAGGAACGTGATCGAGCCCAGAAGGAACTGATGGACAAGACCGCCCGACTTCGCGCGTTGCGCATGGCCAAGGAAGCGGCCGACAAGGAAGCCGCTGATGCGGCGGCTATCGAGAAGGCAGACAAACTGGCCGCCAAGAAGGCCAAGGTCTGACGAGGGCTCCATCAACCGTCCGGCGTGTCGGCGATCTCCCGTAGAAGCCGCCGCACGCCCACTTCGGCGCTGATCCGCCGCTGGCGTTCGACCCGCAAGTCGCCCTGTATCCATCCACGCCACCCGCAGGACCGCCGGAACGCGCCCCTGCGCCAGCCGGTGTGTCTTGTCAGCAGGATGGTCGCGGAGGAGTCGAGACGAGCCGACGGCGTAAACCGGCTCCCCGCGACCTGACGCCAGGCCCAGCCCGGACTCTTGAGCCTCGGTGGGAGAATCCGGGAGACCATACTGCTGCCGGGCGCTTTGGATCCGGAGGCCAACGCGCGCACGGACCGCATCAGGCGGCCGGCGACGGCAAAGGAATGGTCGGGAAACTCCGGAACGCTTTTGTCCACCAGCGCGAGGCGCTCGACCCGTTCTCCCGAAGCAGCCAACGCGACCGCGATCTCATAGGCCGCGCAGGCGCCAAGGCAAAATCCACCGAGGAGATAAGGACCGTGCGGCTGGACCGTGCGAATGCGCTCCAGCATGTGACCGGCCAGATCGGCGAAGGTCTCCTTTGTATTCTCCATGCGATCCGTGGTCGCCAGGTAAACTGGCTGAGGCATATCGAGCCCGTCGAGCATGGGAAAATCGAGGAAACTCGGCATGATCCAGAAAATGGGCCGGCCCTGTCGCTCCCCGCCCAGCACCTCGAAGGATTCCATGGGCGCCGCACGATAGCTTGCTTCGGCGATGGCGGCGATGCTCCAGCCCGTTTCGAGATCCGACGTCGATATCCGCGTTCCCAGGAGGTCTCCGAGACGCAACAGCAACTCCATTCCCATCAGGGAATCGCCGCCCACATCGAAGAAATCATCGCCCGGCCCGAACCGGTCATGGCCCAGCACGTCGCGCCATTCGCCCGCGATCACCGCCTCGCGCGCATCGAATCCCGGTGAACTTCCCACCGCCGGTGCCGGTGCCGGTGCCGGCGCGGGCAATGCGGCAAGGTCAGGCTTTCCGGTTACCGTGAGCGGAAATTCCGTCAGCACGTGGATGGAATGCGGCACCATGGCGGCTGGCAGGCGCAGGCGCACCAGTTCACGGATCGATACCGCATCCGCGGCTACGCCGCCGGCAGGAATGACCCAAGCCAGCAACCGGCTGTCGCCTCGTCCGTCGGGCCGCAGGTCAACCAGAGCCCGCTCAATACCCGGCAATGCGCCGATCATCCGCTCGACCGCATCCAGTTCCACCCGCATGCCTCGGATCTTCGCCTGCCTGTCGCGGCGGCCGTGAAATTCGAAGCGGCCATCCGGGAGCAAGGCGCCCAGGTCGCCGGAACGGTAGTATCGCCGCCTTTGGCCGTCGATGCCGGTCAGCTCGATGAAGGCGGCGGCGGTCAGATCCGGGCGTCCCCGATAGCCCCGCGCCAGGCCAATTCCGGCAATGCAGATTTCGCCGATGCTTCCAGGAGGGACGGGCTTCAGTGTCTCGTCGAACAACTCGACCCGCATGTTGGTGATGGGCTTGCCGATGATCCTGCCCTGATCCTGGTCGCCGCCCCACGCCATGACGTCGTTGCCCGTGCAGTAAATCGCCGCCTCGGTGGGTCCATAGGCGTTGACCGCCCGGCGAATGTCCGTCGTCGCCGTGAGATGACCGGCGAGCGCCGCGGGGCAGGCCTCGCCACCGAACATCACCGCACGAAGATTGGGCGGCAACGCACCGCCGGCCAGCAGGGTAGCGAGCATGGAGGGCGTCGCGCCAAAAGCGGTGAACGCATCGAAATGGACCGACGTCTTGAGCTGATCGAGGCCCGCGATAGGGACGAGGGTCCCACCGGCGCCGAGCGGCGCGAAAATCTGGTGGATACTAGCATCCGCCGCCGGAGAATCGATCCATGGCACAAGGGCGAGGTCGTCCGCTCCATAGACCGCGTCATGCGAATGCCGAACCGTATTGGCCGCGGCACGGTGTTCCAGTTCGACGATTTTCGGCTCGCCGGTAGTGCCCGATGTGGCGATCAGATAGGCCAGTCCATCCGGACGGACCGTCGCGGATAGCGCAGGCGCGTGCGCCTCCAGCATATCGCGGGTCAGCGGGATAACGCGCTGGGCAATCAGGTCGGCGCGGCGGGCCAGCTGCGCGCCGGCCAGACAAAGCCGCGCCTTGGAGACGGACAGGATACGGGCCAGGTGAGGGTCTGGATGTGACGGATCAAGCGGCAGGTAACACGCGCCTGCCTTCAGGATGGCCAGAAGAGCGACAAGGTGAACAGCCGAGCGTTCGGCAAGCACCGCGACCGGCTGTTCGGTCTCCAGCCCTTCCGCGCACAGCGCCAGCGCCAGCGCATTGGCCGCCTGATCCAGTTGCCGATAGGTCAGGCGCCCATCGGCCGCATCAACAGCCAGCCGGTCGGGATATCGCGCAGCACAGGTCTCGAACTGGGCATGCAGCACCAGATTTTCGGCTCCGGCGACCCGCGGCCCCAACGAGGCGTCGATCAGGAACCGCCGCTGCGCGGACGGCAGGCCTGAAGCCTCGCCGTCCGCGACGAACGAATCCGGACTTACCTCGGACATGGCGACAGGATGCAGTGGTGGCGGCGACATGCCAATCCGTTGGCGTCGGACGCATTGTGATCGAGGCCGCTGGTGATGCGAAGGTCACGGAATTCAAGACCCGCGGCTTGCAGACGCGCGGCGAAGTCCTGGAAAGGAATGAAATGCTCAAGATTGCCGAATGGCAATGTGACCGCGATGAAGCCCTCAGGCGTACGGATCAGGCGGTCGGCGTCAGAAAGGCTTTCGAGCGCCGCCTGACGGACAATCTCCGCCGTTCCCAACCGATAGTAAGCAAGGTCGGCACCGAGCCATTGCCGCAGGGGCTCGCCACTCGGCGTCGGAAATTCGCTGGGGTCGGTATAGTTCACCATCGCCAATCCGCCGACGCGCAGCACGCGGGTAATCTCGCCCATGATCGGTGCGTACTGGGTCACCGGAGCGCAGTTCATCAAATGGTCATTCAGCAGAAAATCGATGGTGCCCGCCGCAAAGATCGGGTTCAGGTCAGCGGCATCCGCCTGATGGTAATGCGCTCTGGGGTCGTGCTGTCCCAACGCGCGCAAGTCGATCAGATCGATGACGTGGATTTCTGGCGAGGGGATGCCCTGTTCCGCCAGGAACTGGATCAGGGTATCCACATTGTTCGTGGAGGCGCAGCCCTGGATGAGGCACCGAGGTGACGGCCCAAGCTGCTGGGCAAGCCAGCCCGCTTCCAATTCAGCGCGCCACAGGTCAAGCGGCGGCTGCACCGAAAGCCTGCGCTGACGATCCCGGCTGTTCCGCTGTTCATAGGACAACAGATACTTGGCAGGCTCGGCATAACCCAAGGAAAGAACTGGCGCGGGTTTGACACCCGAAGCGCCCATGGACAACGACATGACCACCACTCCGCCCTCGCTGCATCGGCTCGACCGATTGCACGCATTCTGATCAGTTTGAGCGACGGGGCCGCCAGAAAATCGACGTCACTTAATGAACTCAGACCTTTGTGCACCCGCTCTGAAACCAGTCGGATGGCTTCAGCTGTCGAGTGCGATGCCTGATGATCAAATGCTATGGGCCCCAAGCCTCGACATCATACTGGGCATGCCGCGCGGATTTTAACATAGCTATTTTATCATGGAGTTATGCGGCTATGAGCAGTGTGGCCACCACTTACCAACTGACTCTTAGACGGGAAACCTTGTTGCCGCGATGGAGGGGACAGATGGCTGGGGCGGCAGGGATCGAACCTGCGAATGACGGAATCAAAATCCGTTGCCTTACCGCTTGGCGAC harbors:
- a CDS encoding ABC transporter permease subunit, whose protein sequence is MTGRKPWFAITVLILGYLFLYSPIVALMVYSFNESRLVTVWGGFSTKWYAALMSNEQLLSAAWLSVRIAFMTASIAVVLGTMASFALVRFGRFRGRTLFTGMITAPLVMPEVITGLSLLLLFVAMEGVIGWPAGRGVTTIVIAHATFATAYVTVVVQSRLSQIDMSLEEAAMDLGARPFKVVSVIILPLIWPAMMAGWLLAFTLSFDDLVVASFTSGPGSTTLPMEVFSSVRLGVSPQINALATIFIVAVTSMVVIGNHLAFRRRQR
- a CDS encoding class I SAM-dependent methyltransferase produces the protein MSLSMGASGVKPAPVLSLGYAEPAKYLLSYEQRNSRDRQRRLSVQPPLDLWRAELEAGWLAQQLGPSPRCLIQGCASTNNVDTLIQFLAEQGIPSPEIHVIDLIDLRALGQHDPRAHYHQADAADLNPIFAAGTIDFLLNDHLMNCAPVTQYAPIMGEITRVLRVGGLAMVNYTDPSEFPTPSGEPLRQWLGADLAYYRLGTAEIVRQAALESLSDADRLIRTPEGFIAVTLPFGNLEHFIPFQDFAARLQAAGLEFRDLRITSGLDHNASDANGLACRRHHCILSPCPR
- a CDS encoding amino acid adenylation domain-containing protein, coding for MSPPPLHPVAMSEVSPDSFVADGEASGLPSAQRRFLIDASLGPRVAGAENLVLHAQFETCAARYPDRLAVDAADGRLTYRQLDQAANALALALCAEGLETEQPVAVLAERSAVHLVALLAILKAGACYLPLDPSHPDPHLARILSVSKARLCLAGAQLARRADLIAQRVIPLTRDMLEAHAPALSATVRPDGLAYLIATSGTTGEPKIVELEHRAAANTVRHSHDAVYGADDLALVPWIDSPAADASIHQIFAPLGAGGTLVPIAGLDQLKTSVHFDAFTAFGATPSMLATLLAGGALPPNLRAVMFGGEACPAALAGHLTATTDIRRAVNAYGPTEAAIYCTGNDVMAWGGDQDQGRIIGKPITNMRVELFDETLKPVPPGSIGEICIAGIGLARGYRGRPDLTAAAFIELTGIDGQRRRYYRSGDLGALLPDGRFEFHGRRDRQAKIRGMRVELDAVERMIGALPGIERALVDLRPDGRGDSRLLAWVIPAGGVAADAVSIRELVRLRLPAAMVPHSIHVLTEFPLTVTGKPDLAALPAPAPAPAPAVGSSPGFDAREAVIAGEWRDVLGHDRFGPGDDFFDVGGDSLMGMELLLRLGDLLGTRISTSDLETGWSIAAIAEASYRAAPMESFEVLGGERQGRPIFWIMPSFLDFPMLDGLDMPQPVYLATTDRMENTKETFADLAGHMLERIRTVQPHGPYLLGGFCLGACAAYEIAVALAASGERVERLALVDKSVPEFPDHSFAVAGRLMRSVRALASGSKAPGSSMVSRILPPRLKSPGWAWRQVAGSRFTPSARLDSSATILLTRHTGWRRGAFRRSCGWRGWIQGDLRVERQRRISAEVGVRRLLREIADTPDG